From one Flavobacterium kingsejongi genomic stretch:
- a CDS encoding cell division protein FtsQ/DivIB, with protein sequence MKKFNWINVKLIALFGVVIFLYSFTSNRNEHRKVTGPVISFTNQEKLFVTRETVDNLLIQNFGGSKTIAKDKLDLNRLEKALDTNEMIQKAEVFVTVDGILKAEVKQKTPIARVSGGEDSFYIDSEGNRMPLSNNYAARVLLVSGEIKPENQAGFNTLLKYIFEDKFLHQNIIGIQILPSGSVKMMNRNYDYEIEFGKTVNIEKKFNNYKAFFQKAVQDSLIYDYKKVNLKFTQQVVCTKN encoded by the coding sequence ATGAAAAAATTTAACTGGATAAACGTAAAATTAATCGCTCTTTTTGGCGTGGTTATTTTTCTGTATTCATTCACTTCAAACCGGAATGAACACCGGAAAGTGACTGGTCCGGTGATCAGTTTTACCAATCAGGAGAAGCTTTTTGTGACCCGTGAAACGGTTGATAACTTGTTAATACAAAATTTTGGTGGTTCAAAAACAATTGCTAAAGATAAATTAGATTTGAATAGATTAGAAAAAGCCCTTGATACTAACGAAATGATTCAGAAAGCTGAAGTATTCGTTACGGTTGATGGTATCCTGAAAGCCGAAGTAAAACAGAAGACTCCTATTGCCCGTGTGTCGGGTGGGGAAGATTCGTTTTATATTGATTCAGAAGGAAATAGAATGCCTTTGTCAAACAATTATGCTGCGCGGGTGCTCCTGGTTTCGGGAGAAATTAAGCCCGAAAATCAGGCGGGTTTCAATACATTATTGAAATACATTTTTGAGGATAAATTTTTACACCAAAACATCATTGGCATTCAGATTCTGCCGAGTGGAAGCGTAAAAATGATGAACAGGAATTATGATTATGAAATAGAATTCGGGAAAACCGTGAATATAGAGAAGAAGTTCAACAACTATAAAGCGTTTTTTCAGAAAGCTGTCCAGGACAGTCTGATTTATGATTATAAAAAAGTGAATTTGAAGTTTACGCAACAAGTAGTGTGTACCAAAAATTAG
- a CDS encoding GatB/YqeY domain-containing protein, with translation MSLQVRIMDDIKTAMKAKDTVTLESLRAVKSALLLAQTESGAKEEVSEEDEIKLLQRLVKQRKDSAAIYIEQGRPDLAEPEIAQAAVIEKFLPAQLSEAEVETIVAKIIADNGAAGMAAMGKVMGLASAELAGKADGKTISTIVKKLLT, from the coding sequence ATGAGCCTGCAAGTACGAATAATGGACGATATCAAAACAGCGATGAAAGCAAAAGATACCGTAACTTTGGAATCGTTAAGAGCGGTAAAATCTGCTTTATTGCTGGCGCAAACAGAAAGTGGTGCGAAAGAAGAAGTTTCTGAAGAAGATGAAATCAAATTGCTTCAGCGTTTGGTAAAACAAAGAAAAGACAGTGCTGCAATTTACATTGAGCAAGGACGTCCTGATCTTGCTGAACCGGAAATAGCACAGGCTGCAGTAATTGAAAAATTCCTTCCAGCTCAGTTATCAGAAGCAGAAGTTGAAACAATAGTTGCTAAAATTATCGCTGACAATGGCGCTGCTGGTATGGCAGCTATGGGTAAAGTGATGGGATTGGCTTCTGCAGAATTAGCAGGAAAAGCAGATGGTAAAACCATCTCTACTATCGTAAAGAAATTATTGACATAA
- a CDS encoding zinc-dependent peptidase — MNIITVVLLIIAAVVVTFMVSMVIDPLYALIFKKPLFLHWYPFINKLRHEQRQILLREFPFYRKLSDKNKVYFEHRVKAFLLHYRFVGRENLVVTQEMKILVAATYIMLSFGMRRYLINVFRYIILYPGTYYSVNTQQYHKGEYSPKNKAVVLSWADFLSGLRNSNDNINLGLHEFGHALHLNALKSNDTSAAIFTDEFNKILQYYKDHELQRQLVSKNYFREYAYENQFEFLAVLLEHFFETPDTFKSTFPELYHNVKTMINYEGE; from the coding sequence ATGAATATTATTACTGTTGTATTACTTATTATCGCCGCTGTGGTGGTCACTTTTATGGTGAGTATGGTAATTGACCCACTCTATGCACTGATTTTCAAAAAACCATTGTTCCTGCACTGGTATCCTTTTATAAACAAACTGCGCCACGAGCAACGCCAGATACTGCTACGTGAATTTCCTTTTTATAGGAAGCTTTCCGATAAGAACAAAGTCTATTTCGAACACCGAGTAAAAGCGTTCCTGTTGCACTACCGGTTTGTAGGGCGCGAAAACCTTGTGGTGACCCAGGAAATGAAAATTCTGGTTGCCGCGACCTATATCATGCTTTCCTTTGGCATGCGGCGGTACCTGATCAATGTCTTCCGTTATATCATCCTCTATCCGGGGACGTATTATTCCGTAAACACCCAACAGTACCACAAAGGCGAATACAGCCCTAAAAACAAGGCCGTTGTTCTTTCCTGGGCCGATTTCCTGTCCGGACTCCGGAACTCCAACGACAATATTAACCTCGGGCTGCACGAATTTGGTCATGCACTACACCTGAATGCCCTAAAAAGCAATGATACATCCGCCGCTATATTCACCGACGAATTCAATAAAATACTCCAATACTACAAAGATCACGAACTGCAACGCCAATTAGTAAGCAAGAATTATTTTCGGGAATATGCCTACGAAAACCAATTCGAATTCCTCGCTGTCCTGCTGGAACATTTCTTTGAAACTCCCGACACCTTCAAAAGTACCTTTCCTGAGCTATACCACAATGTAAAGACCATGATCAATTATGAGGGGGAATGA
- the ftsA gene encoding cell division protein FtsA, with protein sequence MEKESIAVGLDIGTTKIVAMIGKKNEYGKLEILGIGKSKSLGVARGVVNNITQTIQSIQQAIVEAEANSGYQIKDVVVGIAGQHIRSIQHSDYISRSNPEEVIGDNDIDLLINQVHKLAMLPGEEIIHVLPQEFKIDGQSEISEPIGMYGGRLESSFHVVVGQASSIRNVGRCIKSAGLDLSGLTLEPLASADAVLSQEEKEAGVALIDIGGGTTDLAIFKDGIIRHTAVIPFGGNVITEDIKEGCSIIEKQAELLKVKFGSAWPGENKDNEIVSIPGLRGREPKEISLKNLSKIIHARVVEIIEQVFSEIKAYGHEDPRKKLIAGIVLTGGGAQLMHIKQLVEYITGMDTRIGYPNEHLAGNSSEEISSPLYATAVGLVMNSIRNNTRSAIPMHETVVVPEKVVYQQPRQPEPVAPPVEVYEEVKVAVATTTASVRNDSESTEKKVRRSFFDKYIDKIKDFLDNAE encoded by the coding sequence ATGGAAAAAGAAAGTATTGCAGTAGGTCTTGACATTGGCACAACGAAGATTGTCGCCATGATAGGCAAGAAAAATGAGTATGGAAAATTGGAGATTTTGGGTATCGGTAAATCTAAAAGTTTAGGTGTAGCCCGGGGCGTGGTGAATAATATCACACAAACCATCCAATCCATCCAACAGGCAATTGTAGAGGCGGAAGCTAATTCAGGTTACCAGATTAAAGATGTTGTTGTGGGAATCGCAGGACAGCATATCAGAAGCATCCAGCACAGTGACTACATCAGCAGGAGTAATCCTGAAGAGGTTATTGGCGATAATGATATCGACCTGTTGATCAACCAGGTGCACAAACTGGCGATGCTGCCAGGAGAGGAAATCATCCATGTATTGCCACAGGAATTCAAAATCGACGGGCAATCCGAGATTAGTGAGCCTATTGGTATGTATGGCGGACGACTGGAAAGTAGTTTTCACGTAGTTGTGGGACAGGCATCTTCTATCAGGAATGTAGGAAGATGTATTAAAAGTGCAGGCCTTGATTTATCAGGACTCACTTTGGAGCCCCTTGCTTCGGCAGATGCTGTATTGAGCCAGGAAGAAAAAGAAGCAGGTGTAGCCCTTATCGATATCGGTGGCGGTACTACAGACCTGGCTATTTTTAAAGACGGTATTATCCGTCATACGGCGGTTATTCCTTTTGGAGGCAATGTAATTACTGAAGATATCAAGGAAGGATGTTCCATAATTGAAAAACAGGCAGAATTGCTTAAAGTAAAATTTGGATCAGCATGGCCAGGAGAAAATAAAGACAATGAAATCGTTTCTATTCCAGGATTAAGAGGAAGAGAGCCGAAAGAGATTTCGCTGAAAAACCTTTCGAAAATTATCCATGCCCGTGTGGTGGAAATTATTGAGCAGGTATTTTCTGAAATCAAAGCATACGGACACGAAGACCCCCGCAAGAAATTAATTGCAGGGATCGTACTCACCGGAGGTGGTGCGCAGTTAATGCACATCAAGCAACTGGTAGAATACATCACCGGAATGGATACCCGTATCGGATATCCAAACGAGCATCTGGCAGGGAATTCCAGCGAAGAGATCAGTAGCCCATTGTATGCAACTGCAGTAGGATTGGTGATGAACAGCATCCGAAATAATACCCGAAGTGCTATCCCGATGCATGAAACAGTAGTTGTTCCGGAGAAAGTAGTGTACCAGCAGCCAAGACAGCCGGAGCCGGTAGCGCCTCCAGTGGAAGTCTATGAAGAAGTAAAAGTAGCCGTGGCAACAACAACTGCCAGTGTTAGGAATGATTCCGAATCGACGGAGAAAAAGGTACGCAGGTCATTCTTTGACAAGTATATTGACAAAATAAAAGACTTTTTGGATAACGCGGAATAA
- a CDS encoding helix-turn-helix domain-containing protein: MTNPVTPPHYIGRKISRIREMRGINQDTLAIKLGTSQQSVSRMEQSEEIDEEKLVEIAKILGVTPEAIKNYSEEAAINYFNDIHDITITDSDGTNIGTDNNSTFNPLEKLVEMVDENKKLYERLLQSEQDKIAYLEQLLKNK; the protein is encoded by the coding sequence ATGACAAATCCCGTAACACCACCACACTACATTGGCCGTAAAATCAGTCGTATCCGAGAAATGCGAGGAATAAACCAGGACACTTTGGCTATTAAACTGGGAACAAGCCAACAATCTGTGAGCCGAATGGAACAAAGTGAAGAGATTGACGAAGAAAAATTGGTGGAAATTGCAAAAATATTAGGCGTAACCCCGGAAGCTATCAAAAATTACTCGGAGGAAGCTGCAATCAATTACTTTAACGATATTCATGACATTACCATAACAGACAGTGATGGTACCAATATCGGAACTGATAACAATAGTACTTTTAATCCGTTGGAGAAACTTGTTGAAATGGTGGACGAAAACAAGAAGTTATACGAACGCCTGCTGCAATCGGAACAGGACAAAATTGCCTACTTGGAACAATTGCTTAAAAATAAATAA
- a CDS encoding FtsW/RodA/SpoVE family cell cycle protein yields MKELLNNLKGDKVIWSFVALLALISFMPVYSASSNLAYGAHGSGNTISFLLKHFAHVGIGFCIIYIVHKIPYHYFKGISIMLLPLVGLLLLYTLFQGKTIGGANASRWIEVPFTGISFQTSTLASLILMMYVSRYLAKMRDKEMTFQSSVLELWLPVFLIIMLILPANFSTAALIFSMVVMLVFIGKYPLKYLGIIIGAGIVGLTFFILVAKAFPDAFPNRVDTWISRVDNFTSDNPDEDDYQIEKAKIAIATGGIYGLGPGKSVQRNFLPQSSSDFIFAIIIEEYGLLGGFSIMFLYMMLFIRFLVAAHKSPTMFGKLLVVGLGFPIVFQALINMAVAVELLPVTGQTLPLVSSGGSSIWMTCVSLGIIISVTKKEEEIAEEEAEKAKREAALQELIDKQLAETDETLVPNVLEGADRKFETFENDFTIEDKSIDNPMNAVLHK; encoded by the coding sequence ATGAAAGAGCTGTTAAACAATTTGAAAGGGGACAAGGTTATCTGGTCATTCGTGGCTTTGCTGGCATTAATTTCTTTTATGCCTGTTTACAGCGCGAGTAGCAACCTGGCCTACGGGGCACACGGAAGTGGCAATACCATTAGCTTTTTGCTAAAGCATTTTGCACATGTGGGCATTGGTTTCTGTATTATCTATATCGTGCATAAGATTCCATATCATTATTTCAAAGGGATATCAATTATGTTGTTGCCTTTGGTAGGATTGCTGTTATTGTACACGCTCTTTCAGGGTAAAACCATAGGAGGCGCCAATGCCAGCCGTTGGATCGAAGTGCCGTTTACTGGTATTTCATTCCAGACCTCTACACTGGCTTCCTTGATATTGATGATGTATGTTTCCCGCTATCTCGCAAAAATGAGGGATAAGGAAATGACATTCCAGTCCTCTGTATTGGAATTGTGGTTACCGGTTTTCCTGATTATTATGCTGATTTTGCCAGCCAACTTTTCTACTGCCGCGTTGATATTCTCCATGGTCGTTATGTTGGTTTTTATAGGGAAATATCCCCTGAAATACCTCGGAATCATCATTGGTGCCGGGATTGTAGGGTTGACATTTTTCATCCTGGTAGCCAAAGCGTTTCCGGATGCCTTTCCCAATAGGGTAGATACCTGGATCAGCAGGGTGGATAACTTCACAAGCGATAATCCGGATGAAGATGATTACCAGATTGAAAAAGCTAAAATTGCAATTGCCACCGGTGGTATATACGGTTTAGGGCCGGGGAAAAGTGTGCAGCGGAATTTTCTACCCCAGTCTTCCTCGGATTTTATATTCGCGATAATCATTGAAGAATACGGGCTTTTGGGAGGATTCTCTATCATGTTTTTGTACATGATGTTATTCATCCGGTTCCTGGTTGCGGCACATAAGTCCCCAACAATGTTTGGAAAGCTCTTGGTCGTCGGATTAGGGTTTCCAATAGTATTCCAGGCATTAATCAATATGGCGGTTGCCGTAGAGTTATTGCCAGTTACCGGACAAACGTTGCCTTTGGTGAGTAGCGGGGGAAGTTCCATTTGGATGACCTGTGTCTCCCTGGGGATTATCATCAGTGTGACCAAAAAAGAAGAGGAGATTGCAGAGGAAGAAGCAGAGAAAGCCAAAAGAGAAGCCGCTTTGCAGGAACTTATTGATAAGCAGCTTGCCGAAACGGATGAAACGCTGGTGCCGAATGTACTGGAAGGTGCCGATCGCAAATTTGAGACTTTCGAGAATGATTTTACAATTGAAGATAAGAGTATAGACAACCCGATGAATGCGGTGTTGCACAAATAA
- the murC gene encoding UDP-N-acetylmuramate--L-alanine ligase — translation MNLSQIHNVYFIGIGGIGMSALARYFKTLGKNVSGYDKTETALTRELQESGISIHFEDRIDLIPETFYKEDTIVIITPAVPVTHSEWNFFIERDYQIRKRAEVLGIITQDTFCFAVAGTHGKTTTSSILGHILFQSGVDVTAFVGGIVENYNSNLIGNGKSVTVVEADEFDRSFLHLHPNIACITSMDSDHLDIYGDAASIQASFVEFADKITDKKNLFITKELPLEGLTVAVGESADFTALNIKIENGSYVFDVKTPTETIADIRFALPGRHNLTNALLALAMAKSYGIENKDCIAALASFKGVRRRFSYQIKTGGLVYIDDYAHHPTEINAVHQAVSELYPNQKKLAIFQPHLFSRTRDFIDGFAESLAAFDEVILLDIYPARELPIKGVDSQWLLDKIQMENKKLVGKEELTAAILASDASVIITIGAGDIGEMVSGIKKALNEKI, via the coding sequence ATGAATTTAAGTCAGATACATAACGTTTATTTTATAGGCATCGGAGGGATTGGGATGAGTGCGTTGGCACGGTATTTCAAAACCCTGGGCAAAAACGTATCTGGATACGATAAAACGGAAACCGCCCTGACACGGGAGTTGCAGGAATCCGGGATTTCAATTCATTTTGAAGATCGTATTGACTTAATTCCGGAGACGTTCTATAAAGAAGATACAATCGTCATTATTACCCCTGCGGTACCGGTGACCCATTCGGAGTGGAATTTCTTCATTGAAAGAGACTACCAGATCCGTAAAAGAGCAGAAGTGCTGGGCATTATTACCCAGGATACCTTTTGTTTTGCTGTAGCGGGAACGCATGGCAAAACAACCACTTCCAGTATTTTGGGGCATATCTTGTTTCAGAGTGGTGTGGATGTTACCGCTTTTGTAGGTGGGATTGTAGAAAATTACAACTCTAACCTGATCGGAAATGGTAAATCGGTAACTGTCGTAGAAGCAGATGAATTTGATCGCTCCTTCCTGCATTTGCATCCTAATATTGCGTGCATTACGTCAATGGATTCCGATCATTTGGACATCTATGGCGACGCAGCATCCATACAGGCTTCATTTGTAGAGTTTGCCGATAAGATTACAGATAAAAAGAATTTGTTCATTACCAAAGAACTTCCATTGGAAGGCCTGACGGTTGCTGTTGGAGAGTCGGCTGATTTTACAGCACTCAATATAAAAATTGAAAACGGCAGTTATGTTTTTGATGTAAAAACGCCAACGGAAACCATAGCCGATATCCGGTTTGCGCTTCCGGGCAGGCACAATCTTACCAATGCGCTACTAGCTTTGGCTATGGCGAAAAGCTACGGTATTGAAAATAAGGATTGTATCGCGGCACTCGCCTCTTTCAAGGGCGTCAGAAGGCGATTTTCCTATCAGATTAAAACAGGGGGTTTGGTATATATTGATGATTATGCACACCATCCCACGGAAATAAATGCGGTACACCAGGCGGTTTCGGAGTTGTATCCCAACCAGAAAAAACTGGCAATATTCCAGCCTCATTTATTCAGCAGGACCCGTGATTTTATCGATGGTTTTGCCGAAAGCCTTGCCGCTTTTGATGAAGTGATCCTATTGGATATCTATCCGGCCCGGGAGCTTCCGATTAAAGGAGTAGATTCACAATGGCTTTTGGATAAAATCCAGATGGAGAATAAAAAATTAGTCGGAAAAGAAGAATTGACGGCTGCCATTTTAGCCAGTGATGCGAGTGTAATTATTACGATCGGGGCAGGCGATATTGGAGAAATGGTAAGTGGTATAAAAAAAGCATTAAATGAAAAAATTTAA
- the ftsZ gene encoding cell division protein FtsZ has translation MTGNSEFGSISFDLPKNQSNVIKVIGVGGGGSNAINHMFKQGIKGVDFIVCNTDSQALQSSSVPNKIQLGVSLTEGLGAGANPEVGQQSAIESIAEIEKMLDTNTKMVFITAGMGGGTGTGAAPVIAQLAKERDILTVGIVTIPFQFEGKVRQEQALLGVERLRKQVDSLIVINNNKLREVYGNLGFKSGFSKADEVLATASRGIAEVITNHYALNIDLRDAKTVLSNSGTAIMGSATASGENRAKEAIVSALDSPLLNDNKITGAKNVLLLIVSGTSEITMDEMGEINDHIQNEAGFNANIIMGVGEDESLGDAVAVTIIATGFNVEQQNGIVNTEPKKIIHSLEDEQKIVHELSHRNVVPAFDFSAKSENTPAEEPKIEEKIIFSLEEDVVEEKPKFEMNLVPTSEFIKNLDVTFEIVSPVRETQFFITTPEVREAEVAKPQQTIVQEEQVTFSFDLPIVKQEPVARQEEKLLFELTQETRDIKVNEPVQVVPMTELNQNGIVRYSLEEYMEVENELVSSKPAAKVEEPIAEELNITIKKVEPAAQSATVFEEISPVEMTIEDTLRMRADERRRKMKEFNYKFHNNASRVDEFEKEPAYKRMGIDLSNNQPTSAKSRMSLGTDSNDDLQLRSNNSYLHDNVD, from the coding sequence ATGACAGGCAACTCAGAATTTGGAAGCATCTCATTTGATTTACCCAAAAATCAATCAAATGTGATCAAAGTAATTGGTGTAGGCGGGGGCGGAAGCAACGCGATTAATCACATGTTTAAGCAGGGAATCAAAGGAGTAGACTTTATCGTCTGCAATACCGATTCTCAGGCATTACAAAGTAGTTCAGTACCAAACAAGATACAATTGGGTGTGAGCCTTACCGAAGGGCTCGGAGCAGGTGCTAATCCTGAAGTAGGACAGCAGTCTGCGATTGAAAGCATAGCTGAAATTGAGAAAATGCTGGATACGAATACCAAAATGGTATTCATTACGGCAGGTATGGGCGGCGGAACCGGAACCGGTGCAGCTCCCGTAATTGCACAACTGGCTAAAGAACGCGATATCCTTACCGTAGGGATCGTGACCATTCCTTTCCAGTTCGAAGGTAAAGTACGCCAGGAGCAGGCTTTACTGGGTGTAGAACGATTGAGAAAACAGGTAGATTCCTTAATTGTAATCAACAACAATAAATTAAGAGAGGTGTATGGAAACCTGGGATTCAAATCCGGATTCTCCAAAGCCGATGAAGTTTTGGCCACTGCCTCCAGGGGTATTGCCGAAGTAATTACGAACCACTACGCACTGAACATCGATTTACGTGACGCTAAGACAGTATTGTCCAACAGCGGAACGGCAATCATGGGATCTGCCACAGCTTCTGGTGAAAACAGAGCTAAAGAGGCTATCGTAAGTGCTTTGGATTCGCCATTGCTGAATGACAATAAGATTACAGGTGCCAAGAACGTATTGTTGCTTATCGTTTCAGGAACCAGCGAGATCACCATGGACGAAATGGGAGAGATCAATGACCACATCCAGAATGAAGCGGGCTTTAATGCCAATATCATTATGGGGGTTGGAGAAGATGAGTCTTTAGGAGATGCCGTAGCGGTTACTATCATTGCAACAGGTTTTAACGTGGAGCAACAAAATGGTATCGTGAATACAGAACCTAAGAAAATCATCCACTCCCTGGAAGATGAACAGAAAATCGTTCACGAATTATCACATAGAAACGTAGTCCCTGCGTTTGATTTTTCTGCTAAATCGGAAAATACTCCGGCTGAAGAACCAAAAATTGAGGAAAAAATCATTTTTTCCCTTGAAGAAGATGTAGTTGAAGAGAAACCAAAATTCGAAATGAATCTTGTTCCTACATCTGAATTTATCAAGAACCTTGATGTGACATTTGAAATTGTATCCCCTGTAAGAGAGACTCAGTTTTTTATCACTACGCCGGAAGTAAGAGAAGCGGAAGTTGCCAAGCCGCAGCAGACAATTGTACAGGAAGAACAAGTTACTTTTTCTTTTGACCTGCCAATTGTAAAACAGGAACCGGTAGCGAGACAGGAAGAAAAATTACTTTTTGAACTGACTCAGGAAACCAGAGATATCAAAGTTAACGAACCGGTACAGGTAGTCCCAATGACCGAACTGAACCAAAATGGTATCGTACGCTATTCCCTGGAAGAATATATGGAAGTGGAAAACGAACTTGTTTCGTCCAAACCAGCGGCTAAAGTAGAAGAGCCAATCGCAGAAGAATTAAACATCACCATTAAAAAAGTGGAGCCTGCGGCACAATCAGCTACCGTTTTTGAAGAAATATCACCAGTTGAAATGACAATTGAGGATACTTTAAGGATGAGAGCCGACGAAAGAAGAAGAAAGATGAAAGAATTTAATTATAAATTCCACAACAACGCTTCCCGCGTCGATGAGTTCGAAAAAGAACCAGCGTACAAAAGGATGGGTATAGATCTTTCTAACAATCAGCCAACTAGCGCAAAATCAAGAATGTCTTTGGGTACAGACAGCAATGATGATTTACAACTGCGTTCAAATAATTCTTATCTGCATGACAATGTAGATTAG
- a CDS encoding helix-turn-helix domain-containing protein has translation MTNPVTPPHYIGRKISRIREMRGINQDTLAIKLGTSQQSVSRMEQSEEIDEEKLVEIAKILGVTPEAIKNYSEEAAINYFNDIHDNTVTGGSSNAWNIGTANNSTFNPLEKLIEMVDENKKLYERLLQSEQDKIAYLEQLLKNK, from the coding sequence ATGACAAATCCCGTAACACCACCACATTACATTGGCCGTAAAATCAGTCGTATCCGAGAAATGCGAGGAATAAACCAGGACACTTTGGCTATTAAACTGGGAACAAGCCAACAATCTGTGAGCCGAATGGAACAAAGTGAAGAGATTGACGAAGAAAAATTGGTGGAAATTGCAAAAATATTAGGCGTAACCCCGGAAGCTATCAAAAATTACTCGGAGGAAGCTGCAATCAATTACTTTAACGATATTCATGACAATACCGTAACTGGCGGCAGTAGCAATGCTTGGAACATCGGAACAGCTAACAATAGCACTTTTAATCCGTTGGAGAAACTTATTGAAATGGTGGACGAAAACAAGAAGTTATACGAACGCCTGCTGCAATCGGAACAGGACAAAATTGCCTACTTGGAACAATTGCTTAAAAATAAATAA
- the murG gene encoding undecaprenyldiphospho-muramoylpentapeptide beta-N-acetylglucosaminyltransferase yields MRTLKFILSGGGTGGHIYPAISIANELKVRFPDCEILFVGAKDKMEMQKVPQAGYKIKGLWIAGLQRKLTLDNTLFPVKLLDSLLKSRTIIREFKPDVVIGTGGFASGPLLRVAAMADVPIVIQEQNSFPGITNKILSRVASKICVAYENLERFFPAYKIVFTGNPVRQDLLAIDSKRAEALDYFKLDPEKKTLLVLGGSLGARRVNQLVAKEMVNFKAQGIQVIWQCGKLYFEEYSHFNDTENVQVVAFIDRMDLVYAAADVIISRAGASSVSELSIVGKPVIFIPSPNVAEDHQTKNAQAVVDKKGALMIRESELDTQFGPSFTKLLEDKGQQQELSNNLRKLAKVHATKDIVDEIEKLIK; encoded by the coding sequence ATGAGGACATTGAAATTCATATTAAGCGGCGGAGGAACAGGAGGGCATATCTATCCTGCAATTTCTATTGCCAATGAATTGAAAGTACGTTTTCCCGACTGTGAAATTCTTTTTGTGGGAGCCAAGGATAAAATGGAGATGCAAAAGGTGCCCCAGGCCGGCTATAAAATAAAAGGATTGTGGATTGCAGGATTGCAACGCAAACTGACCCTGGATAATACCTTATTCCCGGTGAAATTGCTGGACAGCCTGTTGAAATCAAGAACGATAATCCGCGAATTCAAACCTGATGTCGTAATTGGTACGGGTGGATTTGCCAGTGGGCCGCTGTTGCGTGTCGCTGCTATGGCCGATGTGCCTATTGTAATCCAGGAACAGAATTCGTTTCCGGGGATTACTAATAAAATATTAAGTAGGGTAGCCAGCAAAATATGCGTAGCTTATGAAAATCTGGAGCGTTTTTTTCCAGCGTATAAAATCGTTTTTACCGGTAATCCGGTGCGCCAGGATTTATTGGCAATCGATTCAAAAAGAGCGGAAGCACTGGACTATTTCAAGCTGGATCCGGAAAAGAAAACACTATTGGTCCTGGGCGGTAGCCTCGGAGCCCGGAGGGTAAACCAATTGGTGGCAAAAGAAATGGTCAATTTTAAAGCACAGGGCATACAGGTGATCTGGCAATGTGGGAAACTGTATTTTGAAGAATACAGCCATTTCAATGATACTGAGAATGTCCAGGTGGTCGCTTTTATCGACCGTATGGATTTGGTATATGCAGCAGCAGATGTGATTATTTCACGCGCTGGGGCATCCTCGGTTTCCGAACTCAGTATTGTAGGGAAACCAGTGATCTTTATCCCGTCACCCAATGTTGCAGAAGACCATCAGACGAAGAATGCTCAGGCAGTAGTCGATAAGAAAGGGGCGCTGATGATCCGGGAATCGGAATTGGATACCCAGTTTGGGCCTTCCTTTACCAAGTTGCTGGAGGATAAAGGGCAGCAGCAGGAATTGAGCAACAATCTCAGAAAACTGGCTAAGGTTCATGCGACAAAAGACATTGTCGACGAGATTGAGAAATTAATAAAATAG